A genome region from Rhodanobacter thiooxydans includes the following:
- a CDS encoding Six-hairpin glycosidase-like protein, with the protein MLSILAAAMLAASASATAPAWHDGLDWHGVHVAISRDAQQNYTLAWPYGQRVIAAQPLRTETASLLFDGLFAMAQDDLKQDSVSAIRDGAFDHGQPIPCQCFETGLKWPYVWTRDLSYAIDLGLWRFDPTRSRNGLKFKLSDVRVPSAPQGLYAMQDTGSGGSWPISTDRVVWFFGARHLLDDQAFASDVYKALGDTLAQDRQYAFDAAFGLYRGETSFLDWREQTYPAWTADEVTFIAQSYALSTNVLHYQALQLAASLADTHHDAKAAAGYRTRAAALKAAINAHFWRADRGMYMSYIGGDGTPYDSYDLLGIALAVDSGVADGERARQTLANYPAWPAGSPVIWPERSDQPVYHNRAIWPFVSAYALRAARKTEQPARIAHEIESVLRGAALYGSNMENYELLTQGQHVDEGKLSGPVVNSPRQLWSVAAALAVVTEGVFGLNEDGSVEPKLPTALVPMLFGQRRTITLDLRNRQITLQLPGKVTGNLLVADRTRTQGTATTVTLKAVQVPDAPLRTDAPLYAPITPAAPRVHADGGGWQVSTDGKMRLYLNGRVHGDIDSSTRLAPQPDLACLSTTRVDVYGLESLHSPDTCVGETAKVNGSWPRTWTAPASGRYRVALDYANDHGPINTGVTAAVKMLDVRCDGSDPQRLPIVMPHSVRAQQSTWASFTAKAGSTCRFALDDGFNMSYLAHFAHYTADNGSGGNGGSSGPLNQAEVHDLLIAPLAAGRGAP; encoded by the coding sequence ATGTTGAGCATCCTCGCGGCGGCCATGCTGGCCGCCTCCGCCTCTGCCACCGCGCCGGCCTGGCACGACGGGCTGGACTGGCACGGCGTGCACGTCGCCATCAGCCGCGATGCGCAGCAGAACTACACGCTGGCCTGGCCCTACGGCCAGCGCGTGATCGCGGCGCAGCCGCTGCGCACGGAAACCGCCAGCCTGCTGTTCGACGGCCTGTTCGCGATGGCGCAGGACGACCTCAAGCAGGATTCAGTCAGCGCGATCCGCGACGGCGCGTTCGACCACGGCCAACCCATTCCCTGCCAGTGCTTCGAGACCGGCCTGAAGTGGCCATACGTGTGGACGCGCGACCTGTCCTACGCGATCGACCTGGGCCTGTGGCGCTTCGACCCGACGCGCTCGCGCAACGGGCTGAAGTTCAAGCTGTCCGACGTGCGCGTCCCGTCCGCGCCGCAGGGCTTGTACGCGATGCAGGACACCGGCTCGGGCGGCAGCTGGCCGATCAGCACCGACCGCGTGGTGTGGTTTTTCGGCGCACGCCACCTGCTCGACGACCAGGCCTTTGCCAGCGACGTGTACAAGGCGCTGGGCGATACGCTGGCGCAGGATCGGCAGTACGCATTCGACGCCGCGTTCGGCCTGTACCGCGGCGAGACCTCCTTCCTCGACTGGCGCGAGCAAACCTATCCGGCATGGACCGCGGATGAAGTGACCTTCATCGCGCAGTCCTACGCGCTGTCCACCAACGTGCTGCACTACCAGGCGCTGCAGCTGGCCGCGAGCCTGGCCGACACCCACCACGACGCGAAAGCCGCCGCCGGCTACCGCACCCGCGCGGCGGCGCTGAAGGCGGCGATCAATGCGCACTTCTGGCGCGCCGACCGCGGCATGTACATGAGCTACATCGGCGGCGACGGCACGCCGTACGACAGCTACGACCTGCTCGGCATCGCGCTGGCGGTCGACAGCGGCGTGGCCGACGGCGAACGCGCCCGCCAGACGCTGGCGAACTATCCCGCGTGGCCGGCGGGCAGCCCGGTGATCTGGCCGGAGCGCAGCGACCAGCCGGTCTACCACAACCGCGCGATCTGGCCGTTCGTCAGCGCCTACGCGCTGCGCGCCGCGCGCAAGACGGAACAACCTGCACGCATCGCGCACGAGATCGAGTCGGTGCTGCGCGGCGCCGCGCTGTACGGCTCCAACATGGAGAACTACGAGCTGCTGACCCAGGGCCAGCACGTGGACGAAGGCAAGCTCAGCGGCCCGGTGGTGAATTCGCCGCGCCAGCTGTGGTCGGTGGCGGCGGCGCTGGCAGTGGTCACCGAAGGCGTGTTCGGCCTGAACGAGGACGGCAGCGTTGAGCCGAAGCTGCCGACCGCGCTGGTGCCAATGCTGTTCGGCCAGCGCCGCACGATCACGCTCGACCTGCGCAACCGGCAGATCACCCTGCAGTTGCCGGGGAAGGTCACCGGCAACCTGCTCGTCGCCGACCGCACCCGCACGCAGGGCACGGCGACCACGGTGACGCTGAAGGCGGTGCAGGTGCCCGACGCGCCGCTACGCACCGACGCACCGCTGTACGCGCCGATCACCCCTGCCGCGCCGCGGGTACACGCCGACGGCGGCGGCTGGCAGGTCAGCACGGACGGCAAGATGCGGCTCTATCTCAACGGCCGCGTGCACGGTGACATCGACAGCAGTACCCGCCTCGCTCCGCAGCCGGACCTGGCCTGCCTCAGCACCACGCGGGTGGATGTGTACGGGCTGGAGTCGCTGCACAGCCCCGACACCTGCGTGGGCGAAACGGCGAAGGTCAACGGCAGCTGGCCGCGCACGTGGACCGCACCGGCCAGCGGCCGCTACCGCGTCGCGCTCGACTACGCCAACGATCACGGCCCGATCAACACCGGCGTAACCGCCGCGGTGAAGATGCTAGATGTCCGCTGCGACGGCAGCGACCCGCAGCGCCTGCCGATCGTGATGCCGCACAGCGTGCGCGCACAGCAGTCCACCTGGGCCAGCTTCACCGCGAAGGCCGGCAGCACCTGCCGCTTCGCCCTCGACGACGGATTCAACATGAGCTACCTCGCACACTTCGCCCATTACACTGCCGACAATGGCAGCGGCGGCAACGGCGGCAGCAGCGGCCCGTTGAACCAGGCCGAGGTGCATGACCTGCTGATCGCCCCGCTCGCCGCCGGCCGGGGCGCCCCGTGA
- a CDS encoding MFS transporter yields MKDGKVSRAKPELSFWQIWNMCFGFLGIQFGFALQNANVSRIFQTLGANVDQIPLLWIAAPFTGLIVQPLIGYFSDRTWNRFGRRRPYFFAGAVLATLALLAMPNSPTLWIAAGLLWIMDASFNVSMEPFRAFVGDQLPPRQRPLGYAMQSVFIGVGAVVASFLPYVLTHFGVANTAPAGEVPHSVKYAFYAGAFVLLAAMLWTILSTREYPPEQLESFSDNRIEEAPGSVAGAWKIGALLLLLGLVLLGLIRRFALEQELYLLAGGLAGFGALFVWLSRTRSDGPLRHIMGDLHGMPLPMRRLNWVQFFSWFAMFAMWINTTSAVSQTFYGSSDTTSVAYNEGANWAGVLMGTYNGVGVLAAILIPLLVRACGLRWSHLINLWLGGLGLLSFLVIRDPHWLIVSMVGVGFAWASILSLPYAMLSDNLPAAKMGVYMGIFNFFIVIPQLLAASVLGVLLKLFFHSQPIWALGLGGVSLLVAGLCTLRVPEPTAPSSP; encoded by the coding sequence GTGAAGGACGGCAAGGTCTCACGCGCCAAACCCGAGCTGTCGTTCTGGCAGATCTGGAACATGTGCTTCGGCTTCCTCGGCATCCAGTTCGGCTTCGCGCTGCAGAACGCCAACGTCAGCCGGATCTTCCAGACGCTGGGCGCGAACGTGGACCAGATCCCGCTGCTGTGGATCGCCGCACCGTTCACCGGGCTGATCGTGCAGCCGCTCATCGGCTATTTCTCCGACCGCACCTGGAACCGCTTCGGCCGGCGCCGGCCGTACTTCTTCGCCGGCGCGGTGCTGGCCACGCTGGCGCTGCTGGCGATGCCGAACTCGCCCACGCTGTGGATCGCCGCGGGTCTGCTGTGGATCATGGATGCCTCGTTCAATGTGTCGATGGAGCCGTTCCGCGCCTTCGTCGGCGACCAGCTGCCGCCGAGGCAGCGCCCGCTGGGCTACGCGATGCAGAGTGTTTTCATCGGCGTGGGCGCAGTGGTCGCCTCGTTCCTACCCTACGTGCTCACCCACTTCGGCGTAGCCAACACGGCGCCGGCCGGCGAAGTGCCGCACTCGGTGAAGTACGCCTTCTACGCCGGCGCGTTCGTGCTGCTGGCGGCGATGCTGTGGACCATCCTCAGCACCCGCGAGTACCCGCCGGAGCAGCTGGAGTCGTTCTCCGACAACCGCATCGAGGAGGCGCCCGGCAGCGTGGCCGGCGCGTGGAAGATCGGCGCGCTGCTGCTGCTGCTGGGGCTGGTGCTGCTGGGCCTGATCCGGCGTTTCGCGCTGGAGCAGGAGCTGTACCTGCTGGCCGGCGGCCTGGCCGGTTTCGGCGCGCTGTTCGTGTGGCTCAGCCGCACCCGCAGCGACGGCCCGCTGCGCCACATCATGGGCGACCTGCACGGCATGCCGCTGCCGATGCGCCGGCTGAACTGGGTGCAGTTCTTCTCGTGGTTCGCGATGTTCGCCATGTGGATCAACACCACCTCGGCGGTGTCGCAGACGTTCTACGGCTCCAGCGACACCACCTCGGTCGCCTACAACGAGGGCGCCAACTGGGCCGGCGTGCTGATGGGCACCTACAACGGCGTGGGCGTGTTGGCGGCGATCCTGATTCCGCTGCTGGTGCGCGCCTGCGGGCTGCGCTGGAGCCACCTGATCAATCTGTGGCTGGGCGGGCTGGGCCTGCTGTCGTTCCTGGTCATCCGCGACCCACACTGGCTGATCGTCTCGATGGTGGGCGTGGGCTTCGCCTGGGCCTCGATCCTCTCACTACCCTACGCGATGCTGTCGGACAACCTGCCCGCGGCGAAGATGGGCGTGTACATGGGCATCTTCAATTTCTTCATCGTGATCCCGCAGCTGCTCGCCGCCAGCGTGCTGGGCGTGCTGCTGAAACTGTTCTTCCACAGCCAGCCGATCTGGGCGCTGGGCCTGGGCGGCGTAAGCCTGCTGGTCGCCGGCCTGTGCACGCTGCGCGTACCCGAACCCACCGCCCCCTCATCACCGTAG